In Synergistaceae bacterium, the DNA window TTTCTATGCCACTTTCGGGAAACGGTCTGCGTATCTCACATAGAAGTGACTTAATGCTTTTGACCAGTTGCTTATCGGCATTGTCCACTTCTGGGATGCTTTTGATACCGCTATCCTCATTCGGTGAGTCATCATCGCCGTTAGGGAGCATTCGAGTCCACGCGATAGACAAACGGTAGCACCTGAAGCCCATCTCAGCGAAAAGCGCAATATCTTCCTTGTAGCGGTGATACATGTCGATTGCTTCGTGTGAAGGGTAAGAATATCCGGGAACGGGTGAAAGCATTTCGA includes these proteins:
- a CDS encoding family 1 glycosylhydrolase, with translation MSGKIFPSGFLWGGATAANQCEGAYDSDGRVLSSVDTIPAGPDRMKVARGELEMLSPVPGYSYPSHEAIDMYHRYKEDIALFAEMGFRCYRLSIAWTRMLPNGDDDSPNEDSGIKSIPEVDNADKQLVKSIKSLLCEIRRPFPESGIEKISYTVYLTDP